The region ACCAGGTTTGGCATTTTAGAGCCCGCTGAGCTATTCAATCAGTGGTGAGCTATAAAACTGAGTCTCAAACTAAGGTGGGTGCCGACGAGGTGCTGGTATGTTTGGACCCAGAAGGCAAGCCTACATTCAACAGGCTGGACAATCTGGCAGCATTTCATCGTCGACACTTGCAGGTTACCTTGGAAGTGATGATCCCTCGTTGGGCAAACGGAACTTCGGACTTTTGCTGTTGTTTGAGATGTTACCTGATGGATATACAAGCGCTTGTTGTTCTGGGAATCCATATCCACCGAAATTGAACATAATTCGCCTTTGTTACTCATGATATCCATCTGTCCCATGACAGTTCGTAAATGATATAAAAATTCAATCGGAGCTCGGGGGGAAAATCAGCGGTGACTTGACGTTGCGGGGAGATTATCAGATCAACGCCGACAGATAGACGGAAGGACCAACCGGATATCCGACACCGATACAAAAACACAAAGTCATATATATAACGAGAGCACAGATCAGGGGTCAAATGAGtttgtcctttttctttcgaTTCCGTTCAGCTGAAGATGGGTGAGCAGCGTTATGAAattgagaagagagacaTAACCGCTCCGCAAGATTCTAAAATCCGCGAGGATATGGAGAAAGGGTTCGAGCAAACAATGGAAAGCGATGTGGCCCCAGTGAAGCAAGAAGCACCGCCAACCGAACACGAACTGTCCATGTTCGAACATACCTCGACTCGACAGTCGACCCACTCTCAACGACCGCGCTCCACTGTGGATAGAATGGAAACAGAAGTTGGATCACCGCCTGATGAGCCAAAGTCGCATTTCCttgatgggaagggaaatCTTTTTCGAGCGACGTTCATCACCACTGCATGTGCTACTCAATTACTGAGTCAAGCAGGGATAGGTATGGTGATGATACCCCTGCATGTTATCGGAGAGAGTTTAGGGACAGATGATAATGGGCAAATGAGCTGGATGGTTGCTAGTTATGGGTGAATATTGAAGTGAAGTTGAAATGGATAAAAGCTGATTTAAAAAGCTTGACAGTTGGGATGCTATTAATCATGGCGGGGCGATTGGGTGATTTATAGCAAGTGTCTCATTCCTCCGCCCATAGCAGCATAACAGGGCTAACATCCACTCAGTGGTCCAAAACGCTGGTGGATAATTGGTATCTCTGTCATGATCGTCACAAACATTGGTACGGGCTTTTGCAAGACACCTATCGAGTTTGACATCTGTCGAGCGTTATGCGGCATAGGATGTGCTTTATCAGGTAAGTCGATTATCCCGTTTGGCTATACATGATAGTTGTAGTGTGCTAACTCCAACTAGTGCCCAACGCTCTTGCGATTCTGGGACGGACATATCCCCCTGGCTTCACCCGAAACATCACATTCGCCCTTCTCGGTGCCCTTGCCCCCGTAGGCTTTTGGTGCGGTGGTGCTATCGGATCCATATTTGGTCAGCTGGTCAAGGTTGGATGGATATTTTGGTTCACGTTGAGTCCTCCCTTTATCTGACTCTTTATGCTACCGAAAAAGCTAACCATATCATGTCATAGCGCAATGTTCACCGCCATATTTCTGGGTGTGGGGATCCTtgtccttcctcctgacGAGCCCCATCCAAACCCCTCTGAACGGCATTTCGACTGGTTAGGAGCTGCACTCTTAGCCCTCGCTCTTGGACTGTTCAACTTTCCCTGGAACCAAGCTCCTCTGGTCGGATGGCAAGAACCCTATGTCTACatcattttcatcatctccatcttgttTTTCGTCGCGTTCTTCTTATGGGAGAAGCATATCGGATTGGGAGCGTTGATCCCGATAGAAGTATTGAAAAAAGACAGTTTGCTGGTGTATTTGTGTTTGTGGTTGGGCTGGATGAGTTTCGGAACGTACCTGTTTTACCTCACGTTCTTGTAAGTTCTTCCTGCTTACTCATAAACTTGGCtcagttttttttttcacaGCCTTCACGATATCAGAGGCTACACCCATCCCCTCACCGTCACCGCCCAAATGTTCCCTCTCGTGCCTGGAGGCTTCTGCGCCGCCCTTCTCGTCCCATACCTCATCAAGAAATTTCCCGGGCACATCATTTTTCTCTTCGCCATGTTTGGCTTCATGTGTGCCAATCTTTTCATGGCGACAGCGCCTGTGAATCAAGTGTATTGGGCGAACACGTTTGTGGGGATGCTGTTGGGCATGTTTGGACCAGATTTGAGTTTTAGTACGGGCCAGTTGATCGTTAGTAATTCAGTGGATAGGAATTTGCAGGGTATAGCAGCGGGGATCGTGAGTATGATCACCAACTATTCGTGCGTCGTCCTTCATCAAGCCAGTCTTCCTGACTAACGCTGCTGGTAGCCAATCAATAGGGCTGGGTATGACAGGGACGGTAGAGTCATACGTGAGAGGGCCTGGCACGACGTATGATGATTTACTAAAAGGTTATCGGGCGGCCTTTTACTTTGGGACTGGTATGGCAGGATTTGCCGTTATTGTTGTTGCTCTTTTTGTGAGAATGCCAAGGGCGCATAAATCAAGTGATGTACATTAGGGATCTCTCACAATAAAACTATCATATCATAGCATGTGTGGCATGCGAAATGGAACTGCCTACGATAACTTGTAATTACGATCTCACATGCCCCCATAAACAGCGATGTCTCAGGTCCTTTGAACTAGTTGCTGGCCGTTGATTGAATGCCACCGTCTGTTTTACTGCAGTTGCGTTGTTTTTTCGTTTCTCTgtccaccatcttcacttGCCTTATATCGGCGCTCAACTCGGTGAGTTTTGGTTGTAGCTGCCAGTGGAGCGAAGGGGACGACAAAAAGAATATTTGCTTACTCTTAAGGATACCATGATAAACACAGCTGTCTTATTTCAACTTTCAATTATTCCCATAAGGCTGATGACCTTTGGCCAACAACCTGTTTCCCCAGGCATGTCTTCACAGtatcttctctccaaaaGAGCACGCGTCTACACCCCTGAAGCCGAAGATGGAGATATCGAACAAGGTCTGACAGAGGGGGAGAATGGGGATAATGATCTAACAGATACGTTTGCCTATTTTTCATTCGGTGAGTTCAAGCTCTAGCTCAAAAGACACAAAAACAACCAAAAGAGTTTTCGGCTATTTGCTTACACGTC is a window of Cryptococcus neoformans var. neoformans JEC21 chromosome 10 sequence DNA encoding:
- a CDS encoding MFS transporter, putative, which encodes MGEQRYEIEKRDITAPQDSKIREDMEKGFEQTMESDVAPVKQEAPPTEHELSMFEHTSTRQSTHSQRPRSTVDRMETEVGSPPDEPKSHFLDGKGNLFRATFITTACATQLLSQAGIGMVMIPLHVIGESLGTDDNGQMSWMVASYGLTVGMLLIMAGRLGDLYGPKRWWIIGISVMIVTNIGTGFCKTPIEFDICRALCGIGCALSVPNALAILGRTYPPGFTRNITFALLGALAPVGFWCGGAIGSIFGQLVKVGWIFWFTAMFTAIFLGVGILVLPPDEPHPNPSERHFDWLGAALLALALGLFNFPWNQAPLVGWQEPYVYIIFIISILFFVAFFLWEKHIGLGALIPIEVLKKDSLLVYLCLWLGWMSFGTYLFYLTFFLHDIRGYTHPLTVTAQMFPLVPGGFCAALLVPYLIKKFPGHIIFLFAMFGFMCANLFMATAPVNQVYWANTFVGMLLGMFGPDLSFSTGQLIVSNSVDRNLQGIAAGIVSMITNYSQSIGLGMTGTVESYVRGPGTTYDDLLKGYRAAFYFGTGMAGFAVIVVALFVRMPRAHKSSDVH